From Streptomyces sp. NBC_00690, a single genomic window includes:
- the topA gene encoding type I DNA topoisomerase, whose translation MSPTSETAQGGRRLVIVESPAKAKTIKGYLGPGYVVEASVGHIRDLPNGAAEVPEKYTGEVRRLGVDVEHDFQPVYVVNADKKAQVRKLKEQLADSDELYLATDEDREGEAIAWHLLEVLKPKVPVHRMVFHEITKEAIREAVANPRELNKRMVDAQETRRILDRLYGYEVSPVLWKKVMPRLSAGRVQSVATRLVVERERERRAFRSAEYWDLTGTFSTGRAGDPSDPSTLAARLNTVDGKRVAQGRDFGPDGQLKSGQAQILHLDEAHARALAVALESTSFSVRSVESKPYRRSPYAPFRTTTMQQEASRKLGFGAKATMQVAQKLYENGFITYMRTDSTTLSETAVSAARAQVTQLYGASYLPDKPRVYAGKVKNAQEAHEAIRPSGDRFRTPAETGLTGDQFRLYELIWKRTVASQMKDAVGNSVTVRIGGAAADGRDVEFTASGKTITFHGFMKAYVEGADDPNAELDDRERRLPQVAEGDALAAEEISVDGHATKPPARYTEASLVKELEEREIGRPSTYASIIGTILDRGYVFKKGTALVPSFLSFAVVNLLETHFGRLVDYDFTAKMEDDLDCIARGEAQSVPWLKRFYFGQGAQAAGAPQSDAAAAGNGDGDHLGGLKALVTDLGAIDAREISSFPVGDGIVLRVGRYGPYVERGEKDQEGHQRADVPDDLAPDELTVEYAEELLAKPSGDFALGTDPVSGNEIVAKDGRYGPYVTEILPEGTPKTGKNAVKPRTASLFKSMSPDTVTLADALKLMSLPRVVGKDAEGVEITAQNGRYGPYLKKGTDSRSLENEDQLFTITLDEALAIYAQPKQRGRAAAKPPLKELGNDPVSERPVVVKDGRFGPYVTDGETNATLRSGDSVEDITPERGYELLAEKRAKAPAKKTAKKAPAKKATAKKTTATKTTATKTAAKTTAKKTVAKKAPAKKATTTKTTASAKATGDA comes from the coding sequence TTGTCCCCGACCAGCGAGACCGCACAGGGCGGCCGACGCCTCGTGATCGTCGAGTCGCCAGCCAAGGCGAAGACGATCAAGGGCTACCTCGGCCCCGGCTATGTCGTCGAGGCGAGCGTCGGGCACATCCGCGACCTCCCGAACGGCGCGGCTGAGGTGCCCGAGAAGTACACCGGTGAGGTGCGCCGACTCGGTGTCGACGTCGAGCATGACTTCCAGCCCGTCTACGTCGTCAATGCCGATAAGAAGGCGCAGGTCAGAAAGCTCAAGGAACAGCTCGCCGACTCCGACGAGCTCTATCTGGCCACCGATGAGGACCGCGAGGGCGAGGCCATCGCCTGGCATCTGCTGGAGGTCCTCAAGCCCAAGGTCCCGGTCCACCGGATGGTCTTCCACGAGATCACCAAGGAAGCGATCCGAGAGGCCGTCGCCAATCCGCGCGAGCTGAACAAGCGCATGGTCGACGCCCAGGAGACCCGTCGCATCCTGGACCGGCTCTACGGCTACGAGGTTTCGCCGGTCCTGTGGAAGAAGGTCATGCCCCGGCTGTCCGCAGGCCGGGTGCAGTCCGTCGCCACCCGCCTGGTCGTCGAGCGTGAGCGTGAGCGCAGGGCGTTCCGCTCCGCCGAGTACTGGGATCTGACCGGGACGTTCTCGACCGGCCGCGCCGGCGATCCCTCCGACCCCTCGACCCTCGCCGCCCGACTGAACACGGTCGACGGCAAGCGCGTCGCCCAGGGGCGGGACTTCGGCCCGGACGGACAGCTCAAGTCGGGCCAGGCCCAGATCCTGCACCTGGACGAAGCACATGCCCGTGCGTTGGCCGTCGCGCTGGAGAGCACCTCGTTCTCCGTCCGCTCGGTGGAGTCCAAGCCCTACCGCCGCTCTCCGTACGCACCCTTCCGTACGACGACGATGCAGCAGGAGGCGTCGCGGAAGCTGGGCTTCGGTGCCAAGGCCACGATGCAGGTCGCGCAGAAGCTGTACGAGAACGGCTTCATCACCTATATGCGTACCGACTCCACCACGCTCTCCGAGACCGCGGTGTCGGCGGCGCGCGCCCAGGTGACCCAGCTCTACGGGGCCAGCTATCTGCCGGACAAGCCCCGTGTCTATGCGGGCAAGGTCAAGAACGCGCAGGAGGCCCACGAGGCGATCCGCCCTTCGGGTGATCGTTTCCGCACTCCGGCCGAGACAGGTCTGACCGGTGACCAGTTCCGGCTCTACGAGCTGATCTGGAAGCGGACCGTGGCTTCCCAGATGAAGGACGCCGTCGGTAACTCGGTCACCGTACGGATCGGCGGCGCCGCGGCGGACGGCCGCGACGTCGAGTTCACCGCGTCCGGCAAGACGATCACCTTCCACGGCTTCATGAAGGCGTACGTCGAAGGGGCCGACGACCCGAACGCCGAGCTCGACGACCGCGAGCGCCGGCTGCCGCAGGTCGCGGAGGGTGACGCGCTCGCCGCCGAGGAGATCTCGGTCGACGGCCACGCGACCAAGCCGCCCGCGCGCTACACCGAGGCGTCGCTGGTCAAGGAGCTGGAAGAGCGCGAGATCGGTCGCCCTTCCACCTATGCCTCGATCATCGGCACCATCCTGGACCGCGGCTATGTCTTCAAGAAGGGGACGGCCCTCGTGCCCTCCTTCCTGAGCTTCGCCGTCGTCAACCTGCTGGAGACGCACTTCGGCCGGCTCGTCGACTATGACTTCACCGCCAAGATGGAGGATGACCTCGACTGCATCGCCCGGGGCGAGGCGCAGTCGGTGCCGTGGCTGAAGCGTTTCTACTTCGGTCAGGGCGCACAGGCTGCCGGTGCCCCCCAGAGTGACGCCGCAGCCGCGGGCAACGGGGACGGCGACCACCTCGGCGGTCTCAAGGCCCTGGTCACCGACCTCGGCGCGATCGACGCTCGGGAGATCTCCAGCTTCCCGGTGGGCGACGGCATCGTCCTGCGCGTCGGCCGCTACGGTCCCTATGTCGAGCGGGGCGAGAAGGACCAGGAAGGCCACCAGCGCGCCGACGTTCCGGACGACCTCGCTCCGGACGAGCTGACGGTGGAGTACGCGGAGGAGCTGCTGGCCAAGCCCAGTGGGGACTTCGCCCTGGGCACCGACCCGGTGTCGGGCAACGAGATCGTGGCGAAGGACGGGCGCTACGGCCCGTACGTCACCGAGATCCTGCCCGAAGGCACCCCGAAGACCGGCAAGAACGCGGTCAAGCCGCGCACGGCCTCGCTCTTCAAGAGCATGTCCCCGGACACGGTCACTCTGGCCGACGCCCTCAAGCTGATGTCCCTGCCGCGCGTCGTCGGCAAGGACGCCGAAGGCGTTGAGATCACCGCGCAGAACGGTCGGTACGGCCCGTACCTCAAGAAGGGCACCGACTCGCGCTCCCTGGAGAACGAGGACCAGCTCTTCACGATCACGCTGGACGAGGCCCTGGCGATCTACGCCCAGCCCAAGCAGCGCGGGCGGGCAGCGGCCAAGCCGCCGCTGAAGGAACTGGGCAACGACCCGGTGAGCGAGCGTCCCGTGGTGGTCAAGGACGGCCGTTTCGGCCCATACGTCACCGATGGCGAGACCAACGCCACCCTGCGCAGCGGTGACAGCGTGGAGGACATCACTCCGGAGCGCGGCTACGAGCTGCTCGCCGAGAAGCGCGCCAAGGCTCCGGCCAAGAAGACGGCGAAGAAGGCTCCCGCCAAGAAGGCCACCGCGAAGAAGACCACGGCCACGAAGACCACGGCCACGAAGACGGCTGCCAAGACCACCGCGAAGAAGACGGTGGCGAAGAAGGCTCCCGCCAAGAAGGCGACCACGACGAAGACCACGGCGTCGGCCAAGGCCACCGGCGACGCATAG